A window of the Oncorhynchus keta strain PuntledgeMale-10-30-2019 chromosome 21, Oket_V2, whole genome shotgun sequence genome harbors these coding sequences:
- the LOC118378735 gene encoding uncharacterized protein LOC118378735, with translation MSDHPAHTTLPRPPCSHHPAQTTLPTPPCPDHPAHTTLPRPPCSHHPAQTTLPTPPCPDHPGHITLPTPLCPDHPVQTTLLTPPCPDPPDPPAHTTLPRHTYSDTPAPTTLPRPAWSHHTAHTTLSRPTCSHHPAHITLPTPPCPDHPAHTTLPRPPCPDHPAQTTLPRPPCPDHPAQTTLPRPPCPDHPAQTTLPRPPCPDHPAQTTLPRPPCPHHPAQTTLPTLPTPPCPHHPAQTTLPRPPCPDHPAQTTLPTPPCPHPPAHTTLPRPPAHTTLPTPPAHTPCPHHPAQTTLPTPPCPDHPAQLFDFIAFPEAMDY, from the exons ACCACCCTGCTCACACCACCCTGCCCAGACCACCCTGCTCACACCACCCTGCCCAGACCACCCTGCCCACACCACCCTGCCCAGACCACCCTGCTCACACCACCCTGCCCAGACCACCCTGCTCACACCACCCTGCCCAGACCACCCTGCCCACACCACCCTGCCCAGACCACCCTGGTCACATCACACTGCCCACACCACTCTGCCCAGACCACCCTGTCCAGACCACCCTGCTCACaccaccctgcccagacccacctg acccacctgcccacACCACCCTGCCCAGACACACCTACTCAGACACACCTGCTCCCACCACCCTGCCCAGACCCGCCTGGTCACATCACACTGCCCACAccaccctgtccagacccacctgctcacatcACCCTGCtcacatcaccctgcccacaccaCCCTGCCCAGACCACCCTGCCCACACCACCCTGCCCAGACCACCCTGCCCAGACCACCCTGCCCAGACCACCCTGCCCAGACCACCCTGTCCAGACCACCCTGCCCAGACCACCCTGCCCAGACCACCCTGCCCAGACCACCCTGCCCAGACCACCCTGCCCAGACCACCCTGCCCAGACCACCCTGCCCAGACCACCCTGCCCAGACCACCCTGCCCACACCACCCTGCCCAGACCACCCTGCCCACCCTGCCCACACCACCCTGCCCACACCACCCTGCCCAGACCACCCTGCCCAGACCACCCTGCCCAGACCACCCTGCCCAGACCACCCTGCCCACACCACCCTGCCCACACCCCCCTGCCCACaccaccctgcccagaccccctGCCCACACCACACTGCCCACACCCCCTGCCCACACCCCCTGCCCACACCACCCTGCCCAGACCACCCTGCCCACACCACCCTGCCCAGACCACCCTGCCCAACTCTTTGACTTCATAGCATtcccagaagccatggattattga